The Croceicoccus marinus genome contains a region encoding:
- a CDS encoding metallophosphoesterase family protein: MNFFRDILDRQRGEPLQGPSVPQGERVYAVGDIHGRRDLFDNVIELIEADDAARGQADTTIILLGDLIDRGPDSAGVIARAREWAGRRNVRMLMGNHEEMMLRALDSDENLRHFLRVGGRETLLSYPIPLKVYRSASLSDLAKLAREAVPLADIEFIEGMEDMIRIGDYLFVHAGINPTIALEEQVGRDLRWIREPFLSHDAPLDVCVVHGHTIREEVEIGPRADRPNRIGIDTGAFRSGRLTAIGLEGRERWFIEASEKPGK; encoded by the coding sequence ATGAATTTCTTTCGCGACATCCTCGATCGCCAGCGCGGCGAGCCGCTCCAGGGTCCCTCCGTTCCGCAGGGTGAGCGCGTGTATGCCGTGGGCGACATCCATGGGCGGCGCGACCTGTTCGACAATGTGATCGAGCTGATCGAAGCGGACGATGCCGCGCGTGGCCAGGCGGACACAACGATCATCCTTCTGGGCGACCTGATCGATCGCGGTCCCGACAGTGCCGGCGTCATCGCGCGGGCACGCGAATGGGCGGGCAGGCGCAATGTGCGCATGCTCATGGGCAACCATGAGGAGATGATGCTGCGCGCGCTGGACAGTGACGAGAACCTGCGCCACTTCCTGAGGGTCGGTGGCAGGGAAACCCTGCTGAGCTATCCGATCCCGCTGAAGGTCTATCGTTCCGCATCGCTGAGCGATCTTGCCAAGCTGGCGCGCGAGGCGGTGCCGCTGGCCGATATCGAGTTCATCGAGGGCATGGAGGACATGATCCGGATCGGCGACTATCTGTTCGTCCATGCCGGCATCAACCCCACCATCGCGCTTGAGGAGCAGGTCGGACGCGATCTGCGCTGGATACGCGAACCTTTCCTCAGCCACGACGCGCCGCTCGACGTATGCGTGGTTCACGGACACACCATTCGCGAAGAGGTGGAGATCGGCCCGCGTGCCGATCGCCCCAATCGCATCGGCATCGACACCGGCGCATTCCGTTCGGGCAGGCTGACGGCCATCGGGCTGGAAGGACGCGAGCGCTGGTTTATCGAGGCATCCGAAAAGCCGGGCAAATAA
- a CDS encoding TorF family putative porin, whose product MKNLLRAATAATVLAGSALAAAPAFAQDESDISVSANVAMVTDYRFRGVSYSGGDFAIQGGFDVAHSSGFYVGTWASSLDDETAGYGDTELDIYGGYSGAISDTLSFDLGLLIYVYPSAAGEDNDYWEPYASLTAAVGPAEVTAGVAYAWEQDSVRSSFADDNLYLYTDVGFGIPDTPVSVSGHLGYTDGSFSSPTYFGTSDDTTSFDWSIGAAMALFGPLEVGVSYVGVEGKANTVRDNYITDDTIVATLSASF is encoded by the coding sequence ATGAAGAATCTCCTCCGCGCAGCAACGGCCGCTACCGTTCTCGCCGGTTCGGCCCTGGCCGCAGCGCCCGCTTTCGCACAGGACGAGAGCGATATTTCCGTGTCCGCAAATGTCGCGATGGTGACCGATTATCGCTTCCGCGGTGTCAGCTACTCCGGCGGTGATTTCGCGATTCAAGGCGGTTTCGACGTCGCGCATTCCAGCGGCTTCTATGTCGGCACCTGGGCTTCGTCGCTGGATGACGAGACGGCCGGCTATGGCGACACCGAACTTGATATCTACGGCGGCTACAGCGGCGCGATCAGCGACACGCTGTCGTTCGACCTGGGCCTGCTGATTTACGTCTATCCCAGCGCTGCCGGCGAAGACAACGACTACTGGGAGCCCTACGCCTCGCTCACCGCAGCCGTCGGCCCCGCGGAAGTGACCGCAGGCGTGGCCTATGCGTGGGAGCAGGATTCGGTACGTAGCTCGTTCGCGGACGACAACCTGTACCTGTATACCGATGTCGGCTTCGGCATTCCCGACACGCCCGTCTCCGTAAGCGGCCATCTCGGCTACACCGACGGCTCGTTCTCCTCGCCGACCTATTTCGGCACCAGCGACGACACGACCTCGTTCGACTGGTCGATCGGAGCGGCGATGGCCTTGTTCGGCCCGCTCGAAGTCGGCGTGTCCTATGTCGGCGTCGAAGGCAAGGCCAACACGGTCCGCGACAATTACATCACCGACGACACGATCGTAGCGACGCTGTCGGCCAGCTTCTGA
- a CDS encoding IS256 family transposase has protein sequence MKTTTTSASALATAPVGSSLVEDAYGALTKSFEQFCLMAGIESLTQMMNEDVARLAGDRYEHCPGKPGYRWGRTKSQVGFHGGKIEVDRPRVRSKATGKEMALPSWEEIAAGGYLDQWAMNLMVMNMATRKFGRAVRLPEAGVPADAGSGLSSSAVSRRFKALTQAKLDEWMASDLSELDLVAIQIDGLHLDDHLLMIGAVGIEASGQKHPLGVVEGATENAATVQALLDNLIERGVNPEGCYLFIVDGAKALSKALRRTFGADIPIQRCQVHKARNITDRLAPKHHAAVRRALKQAWEMDDAEKAERLIRNLARRFEQEAPDVSRSILEGLDEILTVVRLGLPLELRRSLASTNIIESMNSVIRQVCRNVKRWRDARMALRWTAAGMFEAKKGFRRLKAYKQLPILKQALIDHRQKDQIDQVKNAA, from the coding sequence ATGAAGACGACTACCACATCTGCCAGTGCCCTGGCCACCGCGCCTGTCGGGTCTTCGCTTGTCGAGGACGCCTATGGCGCGCTGACGAAGAGTTTCGAGCAGTTCTGCCTGATGGCGGGCATCGAAAGCCTGACGCAGATGATGAACGAAGACGTGGCCCGGTTGGCGGGGGATCGCTATGAACATTGCCCTGGTAAGCCCGGCTACCGTTGGGGTCGCACGAAATCCCAAGTGGGCTTTCATGGCGGCAAGATCGAGGTCGATCGCCCGCGCGTTCGCAGCAAGGCGACGGGCAAGGAAATGGCGCTGCCGAGTTGGGAGGAGATCGCTGCGGGTGGGTATCTCGACCAATGGGCCATGAACCTGATGGTGATGAACATGGCCACGCGCAAATTCGGCCGTGCCGTTCGGCTGCCCGAGGCCGGTGTACCTGCGGACGCGGGCAGCGGCCTATCCAGTTCTGCGGTCTCCCGGCGGTTCAAGGCGCTGACACAGGCCAAGCTCGATGAATGGATGGCCTCCGATCTGTCGGAGCTGGATCTGGTCGCCATCCAGATCGACGGGCTGCATCTGGACGATCATCTGCTGATGATCGGCGCTGTCGGGATTGAGGCTTCCGGGCAAAAGCACCCTCTGGGTGTCGTCGAGGGGGCGACAGAGAACGCAGCAACGGTGCAAGCCCTGCTCGATAATCTGATCGAGCGTGGAGTGAACCCCGAGGGCTGCTACCTGTTCATCGTGGACGGGGCCAAGGCGCTGAGCAAGGCGTTGCGTCGGACCTTCGGGGCGGACATTCCCATCCAGCGCTGTCAGGTCCACAAGGCGCGCAACATCACCGACCGCCTTGCGCCCAAGCATCATGCCGCTGTACGCCGCGCCTTGAAGCAGGCCTGGGAGATGGACGATGCTGAAAAGGCCGAACGCCTGATCCGCAATCTCGCACGGCGCTTCGAACAGGAGGCCCCCGATGTCTCGCGCTCGATCCTGGAGGGGCTCGACGAAATCCTCACCGTGGTCAGGCTGGGGCTGCCGCTTGAACTCAGGCGTTCACTGGCCAGCACCAATATCATCGAGTCCATGAACAGCGTCATCCGACAGGTCTGCCGGAACGTGAAACGCTGGCGGGATGCCAGGATGGCCTTGCGCTGGACAGCCGCGGGCATGTTCGAAGCCAAGAAGGGTTTCCGGCGTCTCAAGGCATACAAGCAGCTGCCAATTCTCAAGCAGGCCCTTATCGACCACCGCCAAAAGGACCAGATTGACCAAGTCAAGAACGCCGCATAA
- a CDS encoding VOC family protein, with protein sequence MTKYLHTMIRVSDPDATIDFLKLIGLEETRRMESEKGRFTLIFMAAPGQENVAEVELTYNWPAEDGSEAETYTGGRNFGHLAFRVDDVYATCQRIMDAGHIVHRPPRDGHMAFVKTPDGISIELLQDGHLEPAEPWASMENTGSW encoded by the coding sequence ATGACCAAATATCTTCACACGATGATCCGGGTTTCGGACCCTGACGCCACAATCGATTTCCTTAAGCTGATCGGGCTTGAGGAAACACGCCGCATGGAAAGCGAGAAGGGGCGCTTCACGCTGATCTTCATGGCGGCCCCCGGGCAGGAAAACGTTGCAGAAGTGGAGCTGACCTACAACTGGCCGGCCGAAGACGGCTCGGAAGCCGAAACCTATACCGGCGGTCGCAATTTCGGCCATCTCGCCTTTCGCGTCGACGATGTCTACGCGACTTGCCAGCGAATCATGGACGCTGGCCATATCGTCCACCGCCCGCCGCGTGACGGTCACATGGCCTTCGTCAAGACGCCCGACGGCATTTCCATAGAGCTGTTGCAGGACGGCCATCTCGAACCTGCAGAGCCTTGGGCCAGCATGGAAAACACCGGCAGCTGGTAA
- a CDS encoding tRNA-binding protein: MHVDQNASTPPADTIGFDDFLKVDIRVGTVVQAEPFEKARKPSLVLHIDFGPGVGVKKTSAQIASLYSAGDLVGRQLAAVVNFPPRQIGPLMSEVLTLGFADAQGRVTLFSPDRPVPDGARLL, encoded by the coding sequence ATGCACGTTGATCAGAACGCCTCCACGCCGCCCGCAGATACGATCGGTTTCGACGATTTCCTGAAGGTCGACATCCGTGTCGGCACGGTGGTGCAGGCCGAGCCCTTTGAAAAGGCGCGCAAGCCGAGCCTGGTGCTGCACATCGATTTCGGACCGGGCGTTGGCGTGAAGAAGACCAGCGCGCAGATCGCCTCGCTCTATTCGGCCGGCGATCTGGTGGGGCGGCAACTGGCGGCGGTGGTCAATTTTCCGCCACGCCAGATCGGGCCGCTGATGTCTGAAGTGCTCACTCTGGGCTTCGCCGATGCACAGGGGCGCGTGACGCTGTTTTCGCCCGACCGGCCGGTGCCCGACGGTGCGCGGCTGCTATAG